A DNA window from Daucus carota subsp. sativus chromosome 3, DH1 v3.0, whole genome shotgun sequence contains the following coding sequences:
- the LOC108214888 gene encoding nucleobase-ascorbate transporter 12, with translation MAASSDPTKRPRPGPFPPVPEGAAMPASSWAKRTNFKPKFSGETNASNSGQLSLQPNPKSTPAQVDLEAGRSVNGGAQVNNVPVPEKTQVLKKRRDSDGGAAPAAAPAAEVPPPKRTSLPSVPQPRAVRSDEAVLPQTVEDDEFVSRHSHMKYELRDSPGLVPIGFYGFQHYLSILGSLILIPLVIVPAMGGSHDDTSRVVSTVLFISGMTTLLHTSFGSRLPLIQGPSFVFLAPALAIINSPEFVGLNENNFKHIMKELQGAIIIASAFQTLLGYSGLMSILLRLINPVVVAPTIAAVGLSFYSYGFPQVGKCLEIGLVQILVVVIFSLYLRKISVFGHRLFLIYAVPLSLAITWATAFLLTEAGAYSYKGCDVNVPASNIISEHCRKHISRMRHCRVDTSQALKSSPWFRIPYPLQWGTPVFSWKMALVMCVVSIISSVDSVGSYHASSLLVASRPPTPGVVSRGIGIEGLASILAGLWGTGTGSTSLTENVHTIAVTKMGSRRAVDLGACLLILLSVVGKVGGFIASIPEVIVAALLCFMWAMLAALGLSNLRYSEAGSSRNIIIVGLSLFFSLSVPSYFQQYGVSPNSNMSVPIYFQPYVVASHGPVHTKSGGLNYVVNTLLSLHMVIAFLVAVILDNTVPGSRQERGVYDFMYGQNLMLQKRSLLLLKTMSYPSELERYSDGSSGLEFELQHKRWLSPP, from the exons ATGGCGGCGAGCTCCGACCCGACTAAGCGACCCCGACCCGGGCCATTCCCTCCGGTACCGGAAGGCGCGGCAATGCCGGCGTCATCCTGGGCAAAACGCACTAATTTCAAACCTAAATTCTCCGGCGAGACCAATGCCTCTAATTCCGGTCAGCTCTCACTCCAACCCAACCCTAAAAGCACTCCGGCGCAAGTAGATCTCGAAGCAGGCCGCTCTGTCAATGGTGGTGCTCAAGTTAACAATGTTCCGGTGCCTGAGAAGACCCAGGTCTTAAAGAAGCGAAGAGATTCCGACGGCGGGGCAGCACCAGCAGCAGCACCAGCTGCTGAGGTGCCACCCCCTAAGAGGACTAGTTTGCCTAGTGTACCGCAGCCGAGGGCGGTCAGGAGTGATGAAGCTGTATTGCCTCAGACGGTTGAGGATGATGAGTTTGTTTCCAGACATTCACATATGAAGTATGAGCTTAGAGACTCACCGGGCTTAG TTCCCATCGGGTTTTATGGATTCCAACATTATCTCTCAATACTGGGCTCATTAATTCTCATCCCTCTTGTCATAGTTCCGGCAATGGGTGGTTCCCAT GATGATACTTCTAGGGTGGTTTCGACTGTTCTTTTCATATCAGGAATGACTACTCTTCTGCATACATCTTTTGGTTCAAGGTTGCCCTTAATACAGGGTCCATCTTTTGTATTTCTTGCTCCAGCACTTGCAATAATTAACTCCCCCGAGTTTGTGGGACTGAATGAAAAT AATTTCAAGCATATAATGAAAGAATTGCAGGGGGCAATAATAATTGCTTCAGCTTTCCAAACATTACTTGGATACAGTGGACTGATGTCAATATTGTTGAG GTTAATTAATCCAGTGGTTGTGGCCCCAACGATTGCGGCTGTTGGACTTTCTTTCTACAGCTATGGATTCCCACAAGTGGGCAAATGTCTTGAAATTGGTTTAGTTCAGATATTGGTTGTCGTTATCTTTTCCCTT TACCTCAGAAAGATTTCTGTTTTTGGTCATCGCCTATTTCTGATATATGCG GTACCATTAAGCCTGGCCATCACTTGGGCTACCGCTTTTTTACTGACAGAAGCAGGCGCATATAGCTATAAAGGCTGCGATGTAAATGTACCAGCTTCAAATATAATTTCTGAACATTGCAGAAAGCATATTTCTAGAATGAGGCACTGTCGAGTTGATACTTCTCAGGCATTAAAATCTTCTCCCTGGTTTAGAATTCCTTATCCATTACAATGGGGAACTCCCGTCTTTAGCTGGAAAATGGCTCTTGTGATGTGCGTGGTGTCCATAATTTCGTCAGTTGATTCA gTCGGGTCTTATCATGCATCATCACTTTTGGTGGCATCTAGACCTCCAACTCCAGGTGTTGTAAGTCGAGGTATTGGTATCGAGGGTCTTGCTAGCATCTTAGCTGGTTTATGGGGCACTGGAACTGGTTCTACATCTCTAACCGAAAATGTGCATACTATTGCTGTTACAAAAATGGGAAGCCGCAGAGCAGTTGATTTGGGTGCATGCTTGCTAATTCTCTTGTCTGTTGTGG GTAAAGTTGGAGGGTTTATTGCTTCAATTCCTGAAGTCATAGTGGCTGCCCTACTTTGCTTTATGTGGGCAATGCTTGCGGCTTTGGGTTTGTCCAATCTACGTTACAGTGAGGCTGGAAGTTCCAGGAACATCATTATTGTTGGGCTGTCCTTGTTTTTCTCCCTCTCGGTTCCATCTTACTTTCAGCAGTATGGTGTCTCACCAAATAGCAACATGTCTGTTCCAATTTATTTTCAACCATACGTCGTGGCCTCTCATGGTCCTGTCCACACCAAATCTGGAGGG CTTAATTATGTAGTCAACACTCTGCTCTCGCTTCACATGGTGATAGCATTCCTAGTAGCTGTTATTCTGGATAACACTGTACCAGGTAGTCGACAAGAACGTGGGGTTTATGACTTTATGTATGGTCAGAATCTGATGCTGCAAAAACGGAGCCTGCTGTTGCTAAAGACTATGAGTTACCCTTCAGAGTTGGAAAGATATTCAGATGGGTCAAGTGGGTTGGAGTTTGAGCTTCAACACAAAAGGTGGTTGTCGCCACCGTAG
- the LOC108211744 gene encoding heme-binding-like protein At3g10130, chloroplastic: MGMIFGKISVETPKYQVVKATTDYEIREYPPCVVAQVTYNPTQFKGNKDGGFMLLANYIGALGNPQNKKPETIAMTAPVITQKSEKIEMTAPVVTTNSGGDGGSEGVIVMQFILPDKYKKAEEAPEPVDERVVVREQGERKYAVVKFSGTATEEVVAEKVGKLREWLERDGVKVVGEFLLGRYNPPWTLPRFKTNEVMIPVN; the protein is encoded by the coding sequence ATGGGTATGATATTTGGAAAAATCAGTGTGGAAACCCCGAAATACCAAGTGGTGAAAGCAACCACAGACTACGAGATTCGAGAATACCCACCGTGCGTGGTAGCACAAGTCACATACAATCCGACCCAGTTCAAGGGCAACAAAGATGGAGGATTCATGCTCCTCGCTAACTACATAGGCGCGCTTGGGAACCCACAGAACAAGAAGCCTGAAACCATCGCCATGACGGCCCCTGTCATCACTCAGAAGTCCGAAAAAATCGAGATGACAGCGCCTGTTGTGACGACAAACAGTGGGGGTGATGGAGGGAGTGAGGGTGTGATTGTGATGCAGTTTATATTGCCGGATAAGTATAAAAAGGCTGAGGAAGCTCCGGAGCCGGTGGATGAGAGAGTGGTGGTGAGGGAGCAAGGGGAGAGGAAGTATGCGGTGGTGAAGTTTAGCGGGACTGCGACGGAGGAAGTGGTGGCGGAGAAGGTGGGGAAGCTGAGGGAGTGGCTGGAGAGAGATGGGGTAAAGGTCGTGGGGGAGTTTCTGCTGGGGAGGTATAATCCGCCCTGGACTTTGCCAAGGTTCAAGACCAACGAGGTTATGATTCCCGTTAACTAA
- the LOC135151520 gene encoding uncharacterized protein LOC135151520: MKGILSRKLKLEDLETVALTEECSAVLQQKLPPKLKDPGSFTIPCTIGKISFDKCLCDLGASINLMPLSVFKKLGLPEPKPTNMYLQLADRSITYPRVFNAMKFPTDEEECFKVEPIEAAAHPEIDPRLKTDILERVLTGEAEFGGEEEVEQLQFLNTSPWKRKVDIPFESQGVTELKNVQEHLKPSIEEAPNFELKLPPDHLSDVQLRRI, encoded by the exons atgaaaggtattctatctcggaaactcaaacttgaggacttggagactgtggctttgaccgaggagtgtagtgcgGTGTTGCAGCAGAAATTGCCTCCGAAGCTGAaggatccgggaagtttcacaatcccgtgtactattggAAAGATATCTTTCGACAAGTGCTtgtgtgacttgggagctagcatcaatctgatgccgttatctgtcttcaagaaacttggtctgccagagccgaaacctacaaacatgtacttacaactggctgatcggtccatcacatACCCGAGAG tgttcaacgcaatgaaatttccaactgacgaagaagaatgctttaaggtggagccaATAGAAGCTGCAGCTCATCCAGAAATTGACCCAAGgctgaaaactgacatcttggaaagggttctaaCAGGTGAAGCTGAATTCGGAGGTGAAGAGGAAGTAGAGCAACTTCAGTTCTTGAATACATCTCCATGGAAGAGGAAGGTTGATATTCCATTCGAGTCTCAAGGAGTAACAGAGCTTAAAAATGTTcaggagcatcttaaaccatctattgaagaagctccAAATTtcgaactcaaactaccaccTGATCACTTAAGTGATGTGCAGTTGAGGAG gatttga